A window of Christiangramia forsetii KT0803 contains these coding sequences:
- the rimP gene encoding ribosome assembly cofactor RimP, which translates to MLKEKVEKLAEKVFEENNSLFLISLDINSANHIKIVLDGDEGVSVNDCIMVSRGIEHNLDREEEDFSLEVTSAGVSEPLSMPRQYKKNIGRRLQVKTENDKFEADLLSADQNEIKLSWKAREPKPVGKGKVTVQKEVVLPYTDIVEAKVKITF; encoded by the coding sequence ATGCTGAAGGAGAAGGTAGAAAAGTTAGCAGAGAAGGTATTCGAAGAAAATAATTCCTTATTTTTAATAAGCCTTGATATAAACTCGGCCAATCACATTAAGATAGTATTGGACGGAGATGAGGGCGTTTCGGTAAATGACTGTATCATGGTAAGTCGTGGAATTGAGCATAACCTGGACAGGGAAGAGGAAGATTTTTCTCTTGAAGTTACTTCAGCAGGAGTCTCAGAGCCTCTTTCGATGCCGAGACAATATAAAAAGAACATTGGTCGTAGATTACAAGTGAAGACTGAGAATGATAAATTCGAAGCTGATCTGTTGTCTGCAGACCAGAATGAAATAAAGCTTTCATGGAAAGCGAGAGAGCCCAAACCGGTTGGTAAAGGAAAAGTTACAGTTCAGAAAGAGGTGGTTTTGCCTTATACTGATATTGTGGAAGCAAAAGTTAAAATAACATTTTAA
- a CDS encoding response regulator: protein MRNAICVIDDDEIYQKIIKKLISRANVFEEAYFYASGKEAIDDFLDLKTNLPSIILLDINMPIMDGWQFLDRLEKLYPLLYENTKVFIVTSSIAYSDKEKMMEFPGVSGFLSKPLNIEKLKEIGSRQ from the coding sequence ATGAGAAATGCTATTTGTGTGATTGATGATGACGAGATCTACCAAAAGATTATCAAAAAATTAATTTCCCGGGCTAATGTATTTGAGGAAGCATATTTCTATGCAAGTGGCAAAGAGGCCATCGATGATTTTTTGGATCTAAAAACCAATTTACCATCAATTATTCTTTTAGATATCAATATGCCAATTATGGATGGATGGCAATTTCTAGATCGTTTAGAGAAATTATATCCTTTATTATATGAGAACACAAAAGTATTTATTGTAACCTCTTCAATAGCTTATTCTGACAAGGAAAAAATGATGGAGTTTCCAGGGGTATCTGGATTTTTATCCAAACCTCTGAATATTGAAAAATTAAAAGAAATAGGGAGTAGGCAATAA
- a CDS encoding universal stress protein produces the protein MKNILVPTDFSDQAEKALKVAAQLARKFNGEIFLLHMLELPLQLIDPLGSGSRNIPEAIFFMKLAHQRFSKIMKEPYLKGIKVHETVEFHRAFDGIMEISKEKKCDLIVMGSHGASGFQEMFIGSNTEKVVRHSEIPVLVIKNEIPDFKIKNFVFATDANHHHKHILEKAMKFAKMIDAKLHLLFVNTPNDFMTSEEANQRINEFAGDSNSKNFEIHIYNDISVEKGILSFAQKLDTGLLGIGTHGRKGIAHFFNGSISEDLVNHANRPVVTFKI, from the coding sequence ATGAAAAATATACTTGTTCCAACAGACTTTAGTGACCAGGCTGAAAAGGCCCTTAAAGTGGCCGCTCAATTAGCCCGGAAATTTAACGGGGAAATATTCTTGCTCCACATGCTGGAACTTCCGCTGCAGCTTATAGATCCCTTGGGCAGCGGGAGCCGAAATATCCCGGAGGCTATTTTCTTTATGAAGTTAGCGCACCAACGATTTTCAAAGATCATGAAAGAGCCTTATTTAAAAGGCATTAAAGTTCACGAAACAGTAGAGTTTCATCGTGCATTTGATGGAATTATGGAGATAAGCAAAGAAAAAAAATGTGATTTGATCGTAATGGGATCACATGGAGCAAGCGGTTTTCAGGAAATGTTTATTGGCTCCAATACTGAAAAAGTTGTAAGACATTCAGAAATTCCCGTATTGGTTATTAAAAATGAAATTCCTGATTTCAAAATCAAAAACTTTGTCTTTGCCACAGACGCTAACCATCATCACAAGCATATTTTAGAAAAAGCCATGAAATTTGCAAAAATGATAGATGCTAAACTTCACCTTCTTTTTGTAAATACCCCGAACGATTTTATGACAAGCGAGGAAGCTAACCAGCGAATCAATGAATTTGCCGGAGACTCAAATTCAAAAAATTTTGAAATTCATATCTATAACGATATAAGTGTTGAAAAAGGGATTCTTAGTTTTGCCCAAAAATTAGACACCGGACTTTTAGGAATAGGCACTCACGGCAGAAAAGGAATTGCTCATTTTTTCAACGGAAGTATTAGTGAAGACCTTGTAAACCATGCCAACCGACCAGTTGTAACGTTTAAAATTTAA
- a CDS encoding metallophosphatase domain-containing protein, producing the protein MRLVCLSDTHNFHHDIAIPDGDLLIHAGDCTDGGTRNETANFLEWFSSQPHKHKILVPGNHDFYFEKPEQIGKVPENINLLIDRGVEINGFQFWGSPVTPGMENWAFNKERGTPIRNHWNLIPKETDILITHTPPYGILDEISSGIKLGCEELKQILEVVYPKYHLFGHIHHAAGAMKQSSIHFFNLSILDERHRLMHSPLLLDL; encoded by the coding sequence ATGAGGCTTGTTTGCCTTTCTGATACTCATAATTTTCACCATGACATTGCAATTCCAGATGGAGATTTATTGATTCATGCCGGAGATTGTACCGATGGTGGAACACGAAATGAAACTGCTAATTTTTTAGAGTGGTTTTCATCCCAACCACACAAACACAAAATCCTGGTTCCCGGAAATCATGATTTCTATTTTGAAAAGCCAGAACAAATTGGAAAAGTTCCTGAAAATATCAACTTACTAATTGATAGAGGAGTTGAAATAAATGGATTTCAGTTTTGGGGATCACCAGTTACCCCTGGTATGGAAAATTGGGCTTTCAACAAAGAAAGAGGAACACCAATTAGGAATCACTGGAATCTTATACCAAAGGAGACAGATATTCTCATTACCCACACCCCGCCCTATGGAATATTAGATGAAATAAGTAGTGGAATAAAATTAGGCTGTGAAGAGTTAAAGCAAATTTTAGAAGTTGTATATCCAAAATACCACCTGTTTGGTCATATTCACCATGCAGCAGGTGCTATGAAGCAATCTTCAATACACTTTTTCAACTTATCAATTCTAGATGAACGGCATCGTCTTATGCATTCACCGTTATTATTGGACCTCTGA
- the nusA gene encoding transcription termination factor NusA, which yields MENIALIESFSEFKDDKLIDRVTLMAILEDVFRNALKKKYGEDDNFDIIVNPDKGDLEIWRNRIVVADGEVEDDNREISLAQARKIEPDFEVGEDVSEEVKLVDLGRRAILALRQNLISKIHEHDNTNIYKQFKDLEGEIYTAEVHHIRHRAIILLDDEGNEIVLPKDRQIPSDFFRKGENVRGIIESVELKGNKPTIIMSRTAPGFLEKLFEQEIPEVFDGLITIKKVVRVPGEKAKVAVDSYDDRIDPVGACVGMKGSRIHSIVRELGNENIDVINFTNNEQLFITRALSPAKITSIKMDEEARTAEVMLKPEEVSKAIGRGGHNIRLAGQLTGYEIDVYREGVEEDVELKEFTDEIEDWVIAEFSKIGLDTAKAVLEQDVNDLVRRTDLEEETIKDVMAVLRSEFEE from the coding sequence ATGGAAAATATCGCGTTGATTGAGTCATTCTCAGAGTTTAAAGACGATAAGCTCATAGATCGTGTTACGCTGATGGCGATCTTGGAGGATGTTTTTAGAAATGCTTTAAAGAAAAAGTATGGAGAAGACGATAATTTTGATATTATTGTAAATCCTGATAAAGGAGATCTTGAGATTTGGAGAAACCGAATCGTGGTGGCAGATGGTGAAGTAGAAGATGATAACAGAGAGATTTCGCTTGCCCAGGCAAGAAAAATAGAACCTGACTTTGAAGTTGGGGAAGATGTTTCTGAAGAAGTGAAACTTGTGGACCTGGGGAGAAGAGCAATTTTGGCATTACGCCAAAACCTGATCTCTAAGATTCATGAGCATGATAATACAAATATTTATAAGCAGTTTAAAGATCTTGAAGGAGAGATTTATACTGCAGAAGTTCATCATATTAGGCACAGAGCAATTATCCTTCTCGATGATGAAGGAAATGAGATTGTGCTTCCTAAAGACCGTCAGATTCCATCAGATTTCTTCCGTAAAGGAGAAAATGTTCGAGGAATCATAGAGAGTGTCGAGTTAAAAGGTAACAAGCCTACCATTATTATGTCTAGAACCGCTCCCGGTTTCCTTGAGAAATTATTCGAACAGGAAATCCCGGAAGTTTTTGATGGTTTAATTACTATCAAAAAAGTAGTGCGAGTACCTGGAGAGAAAGCGAAAGTGGCTGTAGATTCTTACGATGATAGAATTGATCCTGTTGGAGCTTGTGTGGGTATGAAAGGTTCAAGAATTCATAGTATTGTACGTGAATTAGGGAATGAGAATATAGATGTGATCAATTTCACCAATAATGAGCAGTTATTTATCACCAGGGCTTTGAGTCCCGCAAAAATAACTTCTATTAAAATGGATGAAGAGGCCAGAACTGCTGAGGTTATGCTAAAACCTGAAGAAGTTTCTAAGGCAATTGGTCGAGGAGGGCACAATATTAGATTAGCTGGTCAATTGACGGGTTATGAAATAGACGTGTATCGTGAAGGTGTGGAAGAAGATGTAGAGTTGAAAGAGTTTACAGATGAAATTGAAGATTGGGTAATTGCCGAATTTTCAAAAATTGGTCTGGATACTGCAAAGGCTGTATTGGAGCAGGACGTTAATGATCTTGTTCGCCGTACAGATCTTGAGGAGGAAACCATTAAAGATGTAATGGCCGTTCTCCGTTCAGAATTTGAAGAATAA